TTTTTCTTTTCCGACGCGGAAAATGGACAGGCAGGTGGCGGCAAAGGCTTCGTGGAGTTCGATGTGATCCAGTTCGGAAAAACGGACTCCGGCTCGCTCCAGGGCGAGCCCCGCCGCAAACACGGGAGAGATCCCCATATACGCGGGATTGGATCCCCAAAAACCCCAGGAGTGGATCTCCGCTAAAATTTCGAGACCCAAGGTCCGGGCCCTTTCTTCCGACGTCACAATGAGGACGGCGGCCCCGTCGGATCGGGAGCAGGCGTTGAACAGGCTGACGGTCCCCTTCGTCTTCTCTTCTTCAAACATTTTCCCAAGGATGAACGCTCCGTTATCCTGATAAAACTTTTTAATGGGATAGGCGGCGTTGTCGAAAAGAGTTGGAGCCTTCTCCATCATCCGTGGTTTTTCCACTAAACTTTGCCGTAAAAATGGATTCTCGTCGCGGCTGAGAACAAGGGTATTCCCTTTTTTGACCGGAGTCACGTGGGTGTCGTAGAAACCCCGTTTTTCCGCCTCCAGGCCTTTCCTGTAACTGTCCAGGGCATATCGGTCTTGGGCCTCCCGTGAAATGGAATAGATTTGGGCGCATATCTCTGCCGTGGCCGCCATGTTGATTTTGTGGATGGGATCGGTGAGGCCTTCTTCCGTGGTGTCGGTGATGGTAATCTCCGGGTCGTTCCAAAGTTCGGCCCAATGGGTTTTAACGGTTTCGAGTGAGCGAAGTTTTTTATGGTCCCGGGGGCCACGGATGGCGTAGGGGAAATTGGACATGGATTCCGTTCCGCCGGCCAAGTAGAGGTCGCCGTCTCCCATGATAATGTGGCGGTAGGCGCTCGCGACAGTTTCCAGGCTGGAAATACAATTTTGTTGGATGGTGTAGGCTTGGACTTTTTCAGGAAGACCCGCTTTCAGCGCGGAGACCCGGGCGATGTTTGGGGCGTGGGATCCCTGGCCCACCCACCCCACCAGAACACCATCAACGGCGTGGGGATAGAGAGACGTCCGCTGGATGATCTCCCGAATAGCCATTTCCATCAGGTCTTCGGGGAGGAATCCGGCGAGGCTTTTTCCCAAATGCCCGATAGGGGTTCGGACGCCCCCGCAGATGACCACTTTTTTTTGAGTTGGTTTCATGGTTCGCCTCTTGTTTAAACCTACCCCCAAGTAATGACTTTGTCAACGGGAAAACCTTGCAAGAGTTGTATAATGCCGCCATGCGTTTTTACGTAGAGACATTTGGGTGTCAGATGAATGTTGCCGATAGTCTAGAGATGGGGCGACGACTTCGGGCACGGGGGTACCGGTCCACGCGGGAGTTGGGTCGGGCGGATATTGTGTTGGTCAACAGCTGTACCGTGCGGGATCACGCGGAACACAAGGCCCTCTCGTATTTAGGACGTTTGGCCGATTGGAAAGAGGCGGTGCCGGGTCGGTTGTTGATTTTCGCCGGATGCGCGGCGGAACGATTGAAAGATAAATTAGGCCATCGGTTCCCCCAAGTGGGGTTGGTGGTGGGGGCGAAGTCCATCGCGGATTTTGATCAATTGTTGGAGGATCATTTGCCGGCCCCTTCCTTTGATGGGAAGCAGGAATGGACCGATGCGTGGGGGTGGGCCCCCGGTTTAGGCGCTCTGGGGTTGCCGGGGGAGGGAACCACCGCTTTCGTGACGACCATGCGGGGCTGCAATTACGTTTGCACCTATTGTGTGGTCCCCTCGGTGCGAGGGCGGGAACTTTACCGTCCGGCGGCCAGTGTCTTGGCGGAGGTGGCGGAACGGTCGGCCCAGGGGCAGCCGGAAATCCTTTTGCTCGGCCAAACGGTCAATTCGTACCGACCAACGGGTGAAAACGCGGATTCGACGGGACGGGACATCCGAAACTTTTCGGATTTGCTGGAAGCGGTCGACCGGGTGCCGGGGGTTCGCCGGATCCGATTTATGAGCCCGCACCCCCATTACGTGGATGAAGATTTCGCACGGAGAATGGGGACGACTCAGCGGGTGTGCCCGCATATTCATTTGCCGGTCCAATCGGGGTCGGACCCGGTGTTGGCCCGGATGCGACGAACTTACACCCGGGACGAATTTGTTCAAAAAGTGGAGACTTTGCGGCGGCACGTTCCAGGAATTGCGGTGACCACGGATTTTATTGTGGGGTTTCCTGGGGAAACGGAAGAGGATTTTCAAGCCACGCTTCGGTTGGTGCGGGAGGCGGATTTTGATGGGGCTTACACCTTTAAATATTCGCCGCGCCCGGGGACGGGGTCAGCGAAAGAAACAGATGACGTATCGGAATGGGTGAAAGACGAACGTTTGGCGCGGCTGATGGATGAAACGGATTCCCGTTCACGAAAAAAACTGGCCGCGTTGGCCGGACAGAACCAGAACATTCTGGTGGAGGCGGTTCAATCTCTGGAGGACGGGTTTGAATTGGACGGGCGCACGGAACACTGTCGGAAAATGTTTGTGACCTCGGACCATCATCCCGGGGTAGGGGCTGTGGTAAGGGCCCGTGTTGACCGAGTGGAAGGGAAAACGCTTTATGGACGCGTCCTTGAAGAGAGGCGTGGATTGCCATGAGGATTACGGGGCGGCGGTTGAACCCGCGAAGGCGGGGGAAATTTATCGGGGTGATTTTTTTGTGTGGGGTGGTGGTGTTCCTTGGAGTTCAGCTGGTCTGGCGGGCCGCCCGCCCGCTCATGCACATGGACCTGATTGAGACCTACGCCACGGCCGAAAACTTTGATCCGTTTTTTGTCCTGGCGCTGGTGCGGGTGGAATCCGGATTTTCAAAGACGGCCAAGTCCCATCGAGGGGCCGTGGGGTTGATGCAGCTCATGCCTGAAACAGGAAAAGAAATGGCGATGCGATTGGGAATGGATCCCGCCCAGACGAATTTGGCCGATCCGGAAACGAATATTCGCTTGGGGGTCCATTACCTCGGGGTCTTGCGCCAGGAGTTTGGAGAGGATCCCGTGGCCCTTTTGGCCGCCTACAATGGCGGCCCGAGAAATGTGCGCAAATGGATCAAAAACGGACCCCTGACGATTCAGGATATTCCTTTTTCAGAAACCCGAACATTTGTGACCCGGGTATTGGCCACGGAGAAATCCATCCGACGGCTTCAACAGGTAAAGGGGTTCTTTCATGACTGAACCATCCGTTCCTTCCGTTAACCTCACGCCGGTGATGCGGCAATACCGAAATTTGAAATCCAAGAACCCTGACGCGCTCCTGTTTTTTCGGTTGGGCGATTTTTATGAGTTGTTTGAAGAAGACGCCCGGCGTGCGGCCCCTATTTTGGAACTGGTGTTGACCCAGCGGCAGGGGGTTCCTATGTGTGGGTTTCCCCATCACGCTTTCTCGGGTTATCTTGGGAAACTCTTGAAACAGGGGTTGCGGGTGGCGGTGGCGGAACAGATGGAAGACCCTTCCGCCGCGAAAGGGATGGTGGCCCGGGATGTGGTTCGGATCGTTTCCCCGGGGACGGTGTTGGAGGAAGAACTCCTGTCGGCGAAAGAAAATAATTTTTTAGCGGCGGTCTGGCCCTCTCAGGAAAAAAGGGGGGCCGGTTTGGCTTGGGCGGATATGTCCACAGGGGAATTCCGCTACGCCCGTTTTGGAGAAGGGGACTCTGCGGTTCGACGGTTGGCGGATGAATTGGGTCGGATCTCGCCTCGTGAAATCCTTTGGCCCGAAGGGGTGGTGGCTCCCCTGGGTCGGACAGTGACCTCCGTCCCCTCGCTTCTCTTTATGGACGAGGGGTTAGATCGACGGGCGGAAACTCTTTTCAGGGTTTCGGGGATGGCCGGGTTTGGGCTGGCGGTGGGGCATCCGGCGCGACCGGCGGTGGCGGCATTGCTTTCCTATGTAGAAAAGAACCAAGCTTCGGCGTTGGGCGCTCTCCGCCCTCCCCAGGTTTTCAACCTCGATGAGTTCATGGTGTTGGATGAGGGAGCGATTCGGCGATTGGATCTTTTGCCCGAGCCGGGGGCCCGGCCCACCGGGGTTCCCACCTGCCTATGGAATTTGATTGACATCACCGCCACGGCCATGGGAGGCCGGCGGTTGAACGCCTGGTTGCTCCGTCCTTTGATGGATCGGAAGGCCATTGGGGAACGACAGGATCGCGTGGAATATTTTTTTAACGCCCGACGGGAACGGAAGGAGCTTCAAACACTCCTCCGGGAGACCGCGGATTTAGAACGGATTTTATCACGTTTAACGGCCGGAACCGTGACCGGCCGGGATTTGAGCGCGCTCCGGCGAACGATTCGGTTGGCGCCTGAAGCGGGAAGCATTTTAAGTGAATCGGTGACTCTCACGGGAGACCATCCGTTGGGGGCCCTGTCGGAGGCGTTCCATGTCCCTCCGGAACTCCGGGACCTCTTAGAGTCGGCCTTAGCGGACGCCCCTCCCATGCGTTTGGCGGAGGGGGGAGTGATTCGGGAGGGTTATTCGGCGGCGTTGGATGAATTGAGGGCCTTGGCTTCCCAGGGGCGAGGATGGATCTCGGGGTTAGAAGCGGAAGAGCGGGAGAAGACCAGCATCGGTTCATTGAAGATCGGGTTCACTTCTGTTTTTGGGTATTACCTGGAAGTGTCGAAATCCAATTTGGGGAAGGTCCCTTCCCACTGGATTCGGAAACAAACATTGGTAAACGCGGAACGGTATGTCACACCGGAACTGAAGGCCCAAGAAGAAAAAATTCTGGGGGCAGATGAGAAAGCTCTGGCGTTGGAGCGCGAACTTTTAGCGGAATTGCGGGACCGGGTTTTGGCTCATCGGGAATCTCTTTTCCGTTTGGCTGAAGCGTTGGGGCAATCGGACGCGTTGGCGGCCTTGGCAGAAAGCGCCGAACGGGGTCGCTGGGTTCGCCCGGAAATCACCGACGCCGATGTGTTTGTTGCCGATCAATCGCGGCACCCCGTGGTGGAGCGGGTGTTGGAATCGCGAGGCGGCGGGGCTTTCGTTCCGAACGATATTTATTTGGATGATCAGGAGGAACGTCTTCTCCTGGTGACCGGCCCGAACATGGGGGGGAAATCCACCTATCTTCGACAGGCGGCCTTGACAGCGGTTTTGGCCCAAATGGGATCTTTTGTTCCCGCCGCAAAAGCTCGTTTGGGATTGGTGGATCGGATTTTTACCCGGATTGGGGCGGGGGATGATTTAGCGGGCGGGGCCTCCACCTTCATGGTCGAAATGCGTGAAGTGGCGGACATCCTGTTGAACGCGACCTCCCGAAGTTTGGTGATCTTGGACGAAGTGGGGCGGGGGACCTCGACCTACGACGGTTTAGCGGTGGCGTGGGCCACGGCTGAGTGGTTGGCGGGCACCCCGGAACGGCTGGGGCCTAAGGTTCTTTTTGCGACCCATTATTTCGAATTGACAGAATTGGCCCATCTTCTGCCGCGGGTGAAGAACCATCACGCGGCGGTGCGCGAATGGACCCGGCCGGACGGAAAAAGTGAGCTGGTGTTCCTTCACCAGATTCTTTCGGGGCCGGCGGATCGGTCCTACGGGGTTCATGTGGCCCAAATGGCGGGGCTTCCAGCGGGCGTGGTCACCCGGGCAAGAGAATTGTTGAAGGGATTTGAAGCGGGGCGGCGAATCGAACACCGGCAAGCGCCGAAAGGACAGCGGGATCTTTTTTCCGATCATCCGGCGATCGAAGCGCTCCGTGCCCTTAACCCCAACGGATTAACTCCTTTGGCGGCGCTCCAAGCGTTGGATGAGTTGAAACGAAAACTGGAGGGGGACGTCCGGGGAGCGTAAAAATCTTTTCGATTGGTGTGGTCTTTGTTATGATGAGCGCGGTGCTCACATGGTTGGTCCTGGGAGGGATTCATGCTGAAGGCAGAAAAACGTAGTCACAAGCGGTTTCCAGTATTGAAAGATATTGCGGAGCCGGTGGACTTGTTTGTGATGGATCCTACCGTGCGAGAAGTCCCGGCGGTGTTGACCAACTTATCCGCGGGGGGAATGGCGTTGATCGTGTTCGCCCATGTGTCTGGAAACGCCAAACTCAAAATGCTCTTGGACGTCCCCGGTTTGGAAGGGGTCGAACTGCTGGGCCGCGTGGCCTGGATCGCGCCGAAAGGGGATACGACCGGCGTGGGGGTTAAGTTTGATCACTTGAAAAAAGAAACAGTTGATAAGATTAACGCGATGGCGGAAGACTTTCAAGATTGTGAATTGAAACTTTCTTTCGGTGTGAAAGATGTGTGTTTCCGAAAATGCGGTTATTTCTCCCTGTGCGCGAAACCGGTCAAACTGAAATAAGTGGCCCACGTCCTTAAATTGAACGAAGACATCATCCGCGGGATTGCCGCGGGTGAGGTGGTGGAACGTCCGGCGTCCGTTCTGAAAGAATTGATGGAAAATTCTCTCGACGCGGGGGCCGGACGGATAGATGTGGAATGGCGAGAAGCCGGGCGGAAACGGTTGCGTGTTTCCGATGATGGGGAAGGCATGACGCCCGAGGACGCTCGTCTGTCCCTGGAACGGCACGCTACCTCCAAAATCCGCAATTTAGATGATTTGGAGCGGGTGGGCACCTTCGGGTTTCGCGGGGAGGCGTTGCCTTCCATCATGGCTGTTTCTCGGTTTGAATTACTCACCCGGCGGGCTGACGCTCCTGAAGCGTGGGCCCTTCGCGCGGAGGCCGGACGTGTGACGTTTGACGGTCCCGCTGGCGCGCCGGGAGGGACCTCGGTGACCGCCGACGACTTGTTCTTCGCCGTACCCGCCCGATTGAAATTCCTCAAATCCGATCCCACCGAACGATCGCTCCTCTTCCGTGCGGTTGAAGACGCCGCTTGGGCGGCTCCGCGGACGGCTTTTCGCGTAATTTCTGAAGGGAAAGCGACGTTGTCTCTTCCCGCACTGGGAGGCGAAGAGACCGGGATGATGGAGCGGTTGGAATCCCTGTGGGGAGTGGATCGTGCCCAATCGTTAAAACCAGTGGACGAATCGGGACGGTTTATGCGGGTGCGGGGGTGGGTGTCGGACGTGAACGCGCCCCAGTCCACCGCCCGGTATCAACGCTTTTTTGTCAACCAACGGGTGGTGACCAGCCGGCGGCTCTCGCACGCTCTCTACGACGGGTACCGGGGCCGCCTCTTGGTGGGGCGGCACCCCGCCGCGCTGCTCTTTATCGAAGTGGACCCGACCCTGGTGGACGTCAATGTCCATCCCGCGAAAAGGGAGGTTCGGCTTTCCCACGAAAGCGAAGTCCATGATTTTCTCAGTCGTGCGATTCAAAAGGCGCTTGGCCGAAGCGTTCAGCCCCGGACCGTGTTTGGGGCTCCGAGGGCCGATCTCGACGTTCCACCGGAATTTTCACCTCTTCCCACTGGGATTTCCTCCGGAGTGGGCCGGGGGTCGTTTGCCGCGCCAAAATTTCAACGGGGCCCCTCAACGGCGGAAGTCCAAGCTGCCTTTGCTGTTCAATCACCCCTAAGTTTTTTCCCAGGTCCGGGGGGGGATCGGTTGGAGTCCTCCCAAGAACTGACCCCGGAATACTTTCGCGAAGCGAAGTTTGAGCCCGTGGCTCAACTCTACGCCACGTATATTTTAGCCCGCGTGGAAGAAAACTATTTTCTCTTTGATCAACACGCTGCCGCGGAGCGGGTCTTGTATGAAGTCTTATCGGAAAAGGCCGCCACGGGCATCCCGGCGAAACAATCGCTCTTACTGCCCTGGGTTTGGGAACCGTCCCCGGAAGCCTCCGCTGTTGTTCTCGCCCAAAAGATGGATTTTGAACGTCTGGGGTATTCCCTTGAGCCGTTTGGGGGGAACGCTTGGCGTATTCTGGCTGTGCCGGCCGCGTTGGCGGAGGGGGACAAGGTCCGATCTTTGCTGGAGGGGTTAGTGGATGATATTTTAGCGGGGCGCATCCCGCGCGGGTGGGACGCCCTCGTGACCCGAGCGGCCTGTCGAGGATCCGTGAAGGCGGGGGATCCCTTAGCGCTCCCGGAAATGGGGCATCTCATTCAGGAACTTCAGCGGGCGCCACGGCCCTGGACGTGTCCCCACGGTCGGCCAGCTTTTCTCCGTTTTTCTGACGATGATTTGGCGAAACGATTTCACCGTGTGTAGAATTCATTGACAAAAGGCCTTATTTCCATTAAATTCCTACTATGAGGGACTTCTTTAGAACGTATATAGAAATGCAGGACATGGAGTTTACCGTTTATGTAGCGGCCTTCATGTTCGGCTTCATTCTGTTGATCGGGTTGGTGGGGAAATTGATCAAAACGAAACCCGACTCGGTGTCGACCGCAAAAAAGGCGGAAAAAAAGGATCCGATCGTCCCGTCCGTGTCCATTGTGGAGCCTTCTGTTCAGGGGCCGATCGATGTTTCCGTCCCTGAAGTTGATGGCATGATGATGTGGGAAGGAGACGACGGGAAAAAGAAGAAAAAACCAAAACGGATCCCGGTGGTCCAAGCCTCCCCCTCGTCCGAAAAAGTGATGAAGAAACCGGTGCCTGTTTTACCCCAAGAACCGATCACCCCCATTCCCCCGGAAGAAAAGACCGTTGTCATTCCTCCTCAAGAAGGTAAAGGGCCAGACCCGGTGGTTCTTCCTGTTTCTGCTGTT
The sequence above is a segment of the Elusimicrobiota bacterium genome. Coding sequences within it:
- a CDS encoding lytic transglycosylase domain-containing protein, encoding MRITGRRLNPRRRGKFIGVIFLCGVVVFLGVQLVWRAARPLMHMDLIETYATAENFDPFFVLALVRVESGFSKTAKSHRGAVGLMQLMPETGKEMAMRLGMDPAQTNLADPETNIRLGVHYLGVLRQEFGEDPVALLAAYNGGPRNVRKWIKNGPLTIQDIPFSETRTFVTRVLATEKSIRRLQQVKGFFHD
- the mutS gene encoding DNA mismatch repair protein MutS is translated as MTEPSVPSVNLTPVMRQYRNLKSKNPDALLFFRLGDFYELFEEDARRAAPILELVLTQRQGVPMCGFPHHAFSGYLGKLLKQGLRVAVAEQMEDPSAAKGMVARDVVRIVSPGTVLEEELLSAKENNFLAAVWPSQEKRGAGLAWADMSTGEFRYARFGEGDSAVRRLADELGRISPREILWPEGVVAPLGRTVTSVPSLLFMDEGLDRRAETLFRVSGMAGFGLAVGHPARPAVAALLSYVEKNQASALGALRPPQVFNLDEFMVLDEGAIRRLDLLPEPGARPTGVPTCLWNLIDITATAMGGRRLNAWLLRPLMDRKAIGERQDRVEYFFNARRERKELQTLLRETADLERILSRLTAGTVTGRDLSALRRTIRLAPEAGSILSESVTLTGDHPLGALSEAFHVPPELRDLLESALADAPPMRLAEGGVIREGYSAALDELRALASQGRGWISGLEAEEREKTSIGSLKIGFTSVFGYYLEVSKSNLGKVPSHWIRKQTLVNAERYVTPELKAQEEKILGADEKALALERELLAELRDRVLAHRESLFRLAEALGQSDALAALAESAERGRWVRPEITDADVFVADQSRHPVVERVLESRGGGAFVPNDIYLDDQEERLLLVTGPNMGGKSTYLRQAALTAVLAQMGSFVPAAKARLGLVDRIFTRIGAGDDLAGGASTFMVEMREVADILLNATSRSLVILDEVGRGTSTYDGLAVAWATAEWLAGTPERLGPKVLFATHYFELTELAHLLPRVKNHHAAVREWTRPDGKSELVFLHQILSGPADRSYGVHVAQMAGLPAGVVTRARELLKGFEAGRRIEHRQAPKGQRDLFSDHPAIEALRALNPNGLTPLAALQALDELKRKLEGDVRGA
- a CDS encoding thiolase family protein, which codes for MKPTQKKVVICGGVRTPIGHLGKSLAGFLPEDLMEMAIREIIQRTSLYPHAVDGVLVGWVGQGSHAPNIARVSALKAGLPEKVQAYTIQQNCISSLETVASAYRHIIMGDGDLYLAGGTESMSNFPYAIRGPRDHKKLRSLETVKTHWAELWNDPEITITDTTEEGLTDPIHKINMAATAEICAQIYSISREAQDRYALDSYRKGLEAEKRGFYDTHVTPVKKGNTLVLSRDENPFLRQSLVEKPRMMEKAPTLFDNAAYPIKKFYQDNGAFILGKMFEEEKTKGTVSLFNACSRSDGAAVLIVTSEERARTLGLEILAEIHSWGFWGSNPAYMGISPVFAAGLALERAGVRFSELDHIELHEAFAATCLSIFRVGKEKYRQNWESAYDQGIVNPNGGTLSLGHPLAATGARLLLNLVYSMKEDPNSHLGMAAACASGGLGGAMILKKFGT
- a CDS encoding PilZ domain-containing protein codes for the protein MLKAEKRSHKRFPVLKDIAEPVDLFVMDPTVREVPAVLTNLSAGGMALIVFAHVSGNAKLKMLLDVPGLEGVELLGRVAWIAPKGDTTGVGVKFDHLKKETVDKINAMAEDFQDCELKLSFGVKDVCFRKCGYFSLCAKPVKLK
- the miaB gene encoding tRNA (N6-isopentenyl adenosine(37)-C2)-methylthiotransferase MiaB — encoded protein: MRFYVETFGCQMNVADSLEMGRRLRARGYRSTRELGRADIVLVNSCTVRDHAEHKALSYLGRLADWKEAVPGRLLIFAGCAAERLKDKLGHRFPQVGLVVGAKSIADFDQLLEDHLPAPSFDGKQEWTDAWGWAPGLGALGLPGEGTTAFVTTMRGCNYVCTYCVVPSVRGRELYRPAASVLAEVAERSAQGQPEILLLGQTVNSYRPTGENADSTGRDIRNFSDLLEAVDRVPGVRRIRFMSPHPHYVDEDFARRMGTTQRVCPHIHLPVQSGSDPVLARMRRTYTRDEFVQKVETLRRHVPGIAVTTDFIVGFPGETEEDFQATLRLVREADFDGAYTFKYSPRPGTGSAKETDDVSEWVKDERLARLMDETDSRSRKKLAALAGQNQNILVEAVQSLEDGFELDGRTEHCRKMFVTSDHHPGVGAVVRARVDRVEGKTLYGRVLEERRGLP
- the mutL gene encoding DNA mismatch repair endonuclease MutL, which gives rise to MAHVLKLNEDIIRGIAAGEVVERPASVLKELMENSLDAGAGRIDVEWREAGRKRLRVSDDGEGMTPEDARLSLERHATSKIRNLDDLERVGTFGFRGEALPSIMAVSRFELLTRRADAPEAWALRAEAGRVTFDGPAGAPGGTSVTADDLFFAVPARLKFLKSDPTERSLLFRAVEDAAWAAPRTAFRVISEGKATLSLPALGGEETGMMERLESLWGVDRAQSLKPVDESGRFMRVRGWVSDVNAPQSTARYQRFFVNQRVVTSRRLSHALYDGYRGRLLVGRHPAALLFIEVDPTLVDVNVHPAKREVRLSHESEVHDFLSRAIQKALGRSVQPRTVFGAPRADLDVPPEFSPLPTGISSGVGRGSFAAPKFQRGPSTAEVQAAFAVQSPLSFFPGPGGDRLESSQELTPEYFREAKFEPVAQLYATYILARVEENYFLFDQHAAAERVLYEVLSEKAATGIPAKQSLLLPWVWEPSPEASAVVLAQKMDFERLGYSLEPFGGNAWRILAVPAALAEGDKVRSLLEGLVDDILAGRIPRGWDALVTRAACRGSVKAGDPLALPEMGHLIQELQRAPRPWTCPHGRPAFLRFSDDDLAKRFHRV